One window of Elusimicrobiota bacterium genomic DNA carries:
- a CDS encoding radical SAM protein, with protein sequence MNQRLFLTWTIHHSCNYRCPYCFITTGQKDVFLENSYPGLDRLIAAWDRIYDRYGSCIIKFAGGEPFTYPDFMKLLERLGQRHFLDLSSNMYWDAEEFIRRVPQGAARIEPSFHPGFYRDMQEFAAKCRLLQSHGFMGSVHMVGYPPLLDKLIAAKDFFASQGLDSVLLPFRGRHQDKPYPDSYSDEEKRLLKVAIDATAPGHIHEVNKRYFDWYVEKQDRLPEAKTRLCLHGAVYAKIQPDCSVVRCCTPVPPERRKEFLVGNLLDPGFRLFDEARPCDLAACSCWKPMLQGEEQTWKPLWRFETYAVPEPR encoded by the coding sequence ATGAACCAGCGCCTGTTCCTGACCTGGACCATCCACCATTCCTGCAACTACCGCTGCCCCTACTGCTTCATCACCACCGGGCAGAAGGACGTCTTCCTGGAGAACTCCTACCCGGGCTTGGACCGGTTGATCGCGGCCTGGGACCGGATCTACGACCGTTACGGCAGCTGCATCATCAAGTTCGCAGGCGGCGAGCCCTTCACCTACCCCGATTTCATGAAGCTGCTCGAACGGCTCGGCCAGCGGCACTTCCTGGACCTCTCCTCCAACATGTACTGGGATGCGGAGGAATTCATCCGGCGCGTGCCGCAGGGCGCGGCGCGCATCGAGCCCAGCTTTCATCCCGGCTTCTACCGGGACATGCAGGAGTTCGCGGCCAAATGCCGCCTGCTCCAATCGCACGGTTTCATGGGCTCGGTGCACATGGTGGGCTACCCCCCCCTGCTGGACAAGCTCATCGCGGCCAAGGACTTCTTCGCCTCCCAGGGCCTCGATTCCGTGCTCTTGCCCTTCCGCGGCCGGCACCAGGACAAGCCCTATCCGGACTCCTACAGCGACGAGGAAAAGCGCCTGCTCAAAGTCGCGATCGACGCCACTGCCCCGGGCCACATCCATGAGGTCAACAAGCGCTATTTCGACTGGTACGTAGAGAAGCAGGACCGCCTGCCCGAGGCCAAGACCCGGCTCTGCCTGCACGGCGCGGTCTACGCCAAGATCCAGCCCGACTGCAGCGTGGTGCGCTGCTGCACCCCGGTCCCGCCGGAGAGGCGCAAGGAATTCCTCGTGGGCAACCTCCTCGACCCCGGCTTCCGCCTGTTCGACGAGGCCCGGCCCTGCGACCTGGCAGCCTGCTCCTGCTGGAAACCGATGCTCCAGGGCGAGGAGCAGACTTGGAAGCCCCTCTGGAGATTCGAGACCTATGCGGTCCCGGAGCCGCGATGA
- a CDS encoding radical SAM protein produces the protein MPQPSAGSWPKQRRIEYFWMVSGRCNYRCPYCVYGLVPTDRRQTAQHYSAAQWLEGWERMHRRHGEGNIIMTGGEPTIYPGFDELVLKLGDWFWVAFDTNLSWPRERLARFLARARRERLSFEISFHPHSVDTQAFLERAQLVRDAGFSYINRLVAYPDLLGRLAGFRELFARKELTFVVNPFQGDYQGRRYPESYTAEERALISGASVNVEDNDANAPHKEFVRQILGRESPKGRLCRAGYQHVRIEDDATVYRCGEYATQRWEPLGSFFDQDLALWEAPRPCRCDCCEWEYRWLVDQAERFHNRWTEPCQNPAPTAP, from the coding sequence ATGCCCCAGCCCTCAGCCGGCTCTTGGCCCAAACAGCGGCGCATAGAGTACTTCTGGATGGTCTCCGGGCGCTGCAATTACCGTTGTCCCTACTGCGTCTACGGCCTGGTCCCCACCGACCGGCGCCAGACCGCGCAGCATTATAGCGCCGCGCAATGGCTGGAGGGCTGGGAGCGCATGCACCGGCGCCACGGCGAGGGCAACATCATCATGACCGGAGGCGAGCCCACCATCTACCCCGGCTTCGATGAGCTGGTGCTCAAGCTTGGGGATTGGTTCTGGGTCGCCTTCGACACCAACCTGTCCTGGCCGCGCGAGCGCCTGGCGCGGTTCCTGGCGCGCGCGCGCCGCGAACGCTTGAGCTTCGAGATCAGCTTTCATCCCCATTCCGTGGACACGCAAGCCTTCTTGGAGCGTGCGCAGCTGGTGCGCGACGCAGGCTTCTCCTACATCAACCGGTTGGTGGCCTACCCCGACCTGCTGGGCCGCCTCGCCGGATTCCGGGAGCTCTTCGCGCGGAAGGAGCTCACCTTCGTCGTCAACCCCTTCCAGGGAGACTACCAGGGCCGCCGCTATCCGGAGAGCTATACGGCCGAGGAGCGCGCCCTCATCTCCGGCGCTTCGGTCAACGTGGAGGACAACGACGCCAACGCCCCCCATAAGGAATTCGTGCGCCAAATCCTCGGCCGCGAATCGCCCAAGGGCCGCCTGTGCCGGGCCGGCTATCAGCACGTGCGCATCGAGGACGACGCCACGGTCTACCGTTGCGGAGAATACGCGACCCAAAGATGGGAGCCGCTCGGCAGCTTCTTCGACCAGGACCTGGCGCTCTGGGAAGCGCCGCGGCCCTGCCGTTGCGACTGTTGCGAGTGGGAGTACCGCTGGCTGGTGGACCAAGCCGAGCGGTTCCACAACCGATGGACGGAGCCATGCCAGAATCCCGCGCCGACCGCCCCCTGA
- a CDS encoding radical SAM protein yields the protein MQQLLRAIEADGVRQLALEGRFAEAESQLPPQAKPMDAARLHEAWARTLYEAGDFAGTAARLHRCVETGALSEEKEFRARVLLVHLYRRLGRMDEALAKQAELEARFASSQDPYLRNQMLNEREITEGRTELKSHPNRLTVRLTNQCNIRCSMCVMPDDKPWSVSAKTISEVKAMTPYLSDLQWQGGEPLIVAGLPELIESGGRNPHLSQNIITNGLLIDRKWAELLVRNRVHVRISIDGADKEMFEKIRCGGSWEKLLQGISCFNEERVRQNQPYVRLELHMLVMRSNYRQVAAMVDFAHEHRFDILDLSHIVIGANPVEEDIFERGTPETWAELQRQRALAAEKAARYKLRFGDNLPFPPAGMLDGSRAEPQPATAPKAEAPIPPFHCLSPWKLLIIREGGGLVPNWHCIRDGRHMDIGHCEKQSLMEGWNSPAMQEFRKRILARTQRGKCTDFCLSGALVDHWRDHIEWI from the coding sequence ATGCAGCAGCTTTTGCGCGCCATAGAAGCCGACGGGGTCCGCCAGCTGGCCCTGGAGGGACGCTTCGCCGAAGCGGAGTCCCAGCTGCCGCCCCAGGCCAAGCCCATGGACGCGGCGCGCCTGCACGAGGCCTGGGCCAGGACCCTCTACGAAGCCGGGGACTTCGCCGGGACCGCGGCTCGCCTGCATCGCTGCGTGGAGACCGGGGCGCTCTCCGAAGAAAAGGAGTTCCGGGCCCGCGTGCTTCTGGTCCATCTTTACCGCCGCCTGGGCCGCATGGACGAGGCCCTGGCCAAGCAGGCTGAGCTGGAAGCGCGCTTTGCTTCCTCCCAGGACCCCTATCTGCGCAATCAGATGCTCAACGAGCGGGAGATCACGGAGGGCCGCACCGAGCTCAAGTCCCACCCCAACCGGCTCACCGTGCGCCTGACCAACCAGTGCAACATCCGCTGCTCCATGTGCGTGATGCCGGACGACAAGCCCTGGTCCGTCTCGGCCAAGACCATCTCCGAGGTCAAGGCCATGACCCCTTACCTCTCGGACCTGCAGTGGCAGGGCGGCGAGCCTTTGATCGTCGCCGGTTTGCCCGAGCTCATCGAGAGCGGGGGCCGGAACCCGCACCTCTCCCAGAACATCATCACCAACGGTTTGCTCATAGACCGGAAGTGGGCTGAGCTCCTGGTGCGCAACCGGGTACACGTGCGCATCTCCATCGACGGGGCTGATAAGGAGATGTTCGAGAAGATCCGCTGCGGGGGCTCTTGGGAGAAGCTCCTCCAAGGCATCTCCTGCTTCAACGAGGAGCGCGTGCGCCAGAACCAGCCCTACGTGCGCCTGGAGCTGCACATGCTGGTGATGCGCTCGAACTACCGCCAGGTGGCCGCGATGGTTGATTTCGCCCACGAGCACCGCTTCGACATCCTTGACCTGAGCCACATCGTGATCGGCGCCAATCCAGTGGAGGAGGACATCTTCGAGCGGGGGACCCCGGAGACCTGGGCCGAGCTTCAGCGCCAGCGCGCTTTGGCCGCGGAGAAGGCGGCGCGTTATAAGCTGCGCTTCGGCGACAACCTGCCTTTCCCGCCCGCCGGGATGCTGGACGGCTCCCGAGCCGAGCCCCAGCCCGCGACGGCGCCCAAGGCCGAGGCTCCCATCCCGCCTTTCCACTGCCTCTCTCCCTGGAAGCTGCTGATCATCCGCGAGGGCGGCGGCCTGGTGCCCAACTGGCACTGCATCCGGGACGGCCGGCACATGGACATCGGCCACTGCGAGAAGCAGTCCCTCATGGAGGGCTGGAACAGCCCGGCCATGCAGGAGTTCCGCAAGCGCATCCTGGCGCGCACCCAGCGGGGCAAGTGCACGGACTTCTGCCTGTCCGGGGCCTTGGTGGACCATTGGCGCGACCATATCGAGTGGATATGA
- a CDS encoding radical SAM protein, with protein MPADDLPQTVHFGLDLTYACGYSCPYCVLPPAGKPRPVGDWLAAWQRMRQRYGRCYIYMSGGEPSVYPGFYDLVKALAALHTVDLCTNLAWQVERLVPGLSPDVFKISATFHPTQVSFEDFLAKAVAVRDYLPQRWPPKRSVYFVADPKQMDRMPEYQARFAEHGLILVPLPLMSGQHLGNDEGEKRAIAEISPNKDTSDQKLGFQLQELTPKGKLCRAGQRYALIRGDGMVDRCTRHEDRALGDFFAPDFALWPEPRPCMQEWCPFESQWLVQEETGAPR; from the coding sequence ATGCCCGCAGATGACCTCCCCCAGACCGTGCATTTCGGCCTGGACCTGACCTACGCCTGCGGCTACAGCTGCCCGTACTGCGTCCTGCCGCCCGCGGGTAAGCCGCGCCCCGTCGGAGACTGGCTGGCGGCCTGGCAGCGCATGCGGCAGCGCTACGGCCGCTGCTACATCTACATGTCGGGCGGCGAGCCATCCGTCTATCCGGGCTTCTACGACCTGGTCAAAGCCCTGGCCGCGCTGCACACGGTGGACCTGTGCACCAACCTCGCCTGGCAGGTGGAGCGCCTGGTCCCGGGACTGAGCCCCGATGTCTTCAAAATCTCGGCGACCTTCCATCCCACGCAGGTCTCTTTCGAGGATTTCCTCGCCAAGGCCGTGGCGGTCCGCGACTACCTCCCTCAGCGCTGGCCGCCCAAGCGCTCGGTGTATTTCGTGGCCGACCCCAAGCAGATGGACCGCATGCCGGAGTACCAGGCCCGCTTCGCGGAGCACGGCCTGATCCTGGTGCCCCTGCCCCTGATGTCGGGCCAACACCTCGGCAACGACGAGGGAGAGAAGCGGGCCATAGCGGAAATCTCCCCCAACAAGGACACCTCGGACCAGAAGCTGGGCTTTCAGCTCCAGGAGCTGACGCCCAAGGGCAAGCTGTGCCGCGCGGGCCAGCGCTACGCGCTCATCCGCGGCGACGGCATGGTGGACCGCTGCACTCGCCACGAAGACCGCGCCCTCGGGGACTTCTTCGCCCCGGATTTCGCCCTGTGGCCGGAGCCCCGGCCCTGCATGCAGGAATGGTGCCCCTTCGAATCGCAGTGGCTGGTACAGGAGGAGACCGGTGCCCCGCGGTAA
- a CDS encoding radical SAM protein codes for MSDTEKELDEPKAEIVASWFAGKPRAPYYMEVSPITACNVNCRFCRKKAESADYYRRAKDLSDDRWYEILEKAVEMGTRRIFFRGGGEPLLKRRLLTRMFPLIAEKEVVCTLLTNGTLIDEALAEGFVRSGWNEIIFSLHGGDAETHDYITDLPGSFARVTQALERLNRFKSALQRKTPYLSFHVVLTRRSFRQIDRIIELAKAHGVGNVGVFPMHNAPYPEFVQDLEMREEDKRQYRELVPKYKDLLDSYGISHDFQITYQDPPQAAAPAQPPSGPPQARVPCYFPWFYATITPNGFISPCCYGEGAQTKGDLHRVSFEEAWFHQDMGEVRESLLSGRLMPYCAKCPNWYQSDNRRLREVFAKQAAVPGPVLRNSRITVPEEVKRKTLADCASGVVFDWNFHVACNYRCPYCIFHEDWKKLAGLNRLPALDGLQKAWGRIHEDLGECYVTFNGGEPTVYPQFAELMSALGRWHRWNFNTNLSWDIPPWESFAKQVDMARGSVQLSYHPTEDPDFAGFLRRALFVQGLGLRNCSVCIVAYPPHLKDLPRYCRELKSEGLITRVQPMVGSYEGRRYPAAYTAEERRLIDELNQETRSALSADLDYAMGDQSPRGRPCRSGQSYFHINQLGDVYRCTQVPQKPELRLGSLVEGFAASACPRPCPMDFCPCGESRWLVEGCG; via the coding sequence ATGAGCGACACGGAAAAGGAGCTGGACGAGCCCAAGGCCGAGATCGTGGCCTCCTGGTTCGCGGGCAAGCCCCGGGCCCCTTACTACATGGAGGTCAGCCCGATCACGGCCTGCAACGTGAACTGCCGGTTCTGCCGCAAGAAGGCCGAGTCCGCGGACTACTACCGCCGCGCCAAGGACCTCTCCGACGACCGCTGGTATGAGATCCTGGAGAAGGCAGTCGAGATGGGCACGCGCCGCATCTTCTTCCGCGGCGGAGGCGAGCCGCTGCTCAAGCGCCGGCTGCTCACCCGCATGTTCCCCCTCATCGCCGAGAAAGAGGTGGTCTGCACGTTGCTGACCAACGGGACCTTGATCGACGAGGCCCTGGCCGAGGGCTTCGTGCGCTCCGGCTGGAACGAGATCATCTTCAGCCTGCACGGCGGCGACGCCGAGACACACGACTACATCACGGACCTGCCGGGGAGCTTCGCGCGCGTGACGCAGGCCCTGGAACGGCTCAACCGATTCAAGTCCGCGCTCCAGCGCAAGACGCCGTACCTGAGCTTCCACGTGGTGCTGACCCGGCGCAGTTTTCGGCAGATCGACCGGATCATCGAGCTCGCCAAGGCCCACGGGGTGGGCAACGTGGGGGTCTTCCCCATGCACAACGCCCCTTATCCCGAGTTCGTCCAAGACCTGGAGATGCGCGAGGAGGACAAGCGGCAATATCGGGAGCTTGTACCCAAGTACAAAGACTTGCTCGACTCCTACGGGATCTCCCATGATTTCCAAATCACCTACCAAGACCCGCCGCAGGCAGCGGCGCCGGCGCAGCCGCCCTCCGGCCCCCCGCAAGCCCGCGTGCCCTGCTACTTCCCCTGGTTCTACGCGACCATAACCCCCAACGGCTTCATCTCGCCCTGCTGCTACGGCGAGGGCGCGCAGACCAAGGGCGACCTGCACCGGGTGAGCTTCGAGGAGGCCTGGTTCCATCAGGACATGGGGGAGGTCAGAGAGAGCCTGCTCTCCGGCCGCCTGATGCCTTACTGCGCCAAGTGCCCCAACTGGTACCAATCGGATAACCGCCGCCTGCGCGAGGTCTTCGCCAAGCAGGCGGCCGTCCCCGGGCCGGTCCTCCGCAACAGCCGGATCACGGTCCCGGAAGAGGTCAAGCGCAAGACGCTGGCGGACTGCGCCTCCGGAGTGGTCTTCGATTGGAACTTCCACGTGGCCTGCAACTATCGCTGCCCGTATTGCATCTTCCACGAAGATTGGAAAAAGCTGGCGGGCTTGAACCGCCTTCCCGCATTGGACGGGCTGCAGAAGGCCTGGGGCAGGATCCACGAGGACCTGGGGGAGTGCTACGTCACCTTCAACGGCGGCGAGCCCACGGTCTATCCCCAGTTCGCGGAGCTGATGTCCGCCCTGGGCCGCTGGCACCGCTGGAACTTCAACACCAATCTATCCTGGGACATCCCGCCATGGGAGAGCTTCGCCAAGCAGGTGGACATGGCACGGGGCAGCGTGCAGTTGAGCTACCATCCCACCGAGGACCCGGACTTCGCGGGCTTCCTGCGCCGGGCGCTCTTCGTCCAGGGGCTGGGCCTGCGCAACTGCAGCGTCTGCATCGTGGCCTACCCGCCGCATCTCAAGGACCTCCCGCGCTACTGCCGGGAGCTCAAGTCCGAGGGCCTGATCACCCGCGTCCAGCCCATGGTCGGCTCCTATGAAGGCCGCCGGTACCCCGCCGCCTACACGGCCGAGGAGCGGCGCCTCATCGACGAGCTCAACCAGGAGACCCGCTCCGCCCTGAGCGCGGACCTGGACTACGCCATGGGCGACCAGAGCCCGCGCGGCAGGCCCTGCCGCTCCGGCCAGTCCTACTTCCACATCAACCAGCTGGGCGACGTGTACCGGTGCACACAGGTCCCCCAGAAGCCGGAGCTGCGCCTGGGCAGCCTCGTCGAGGGCTTCGCGGCCTCCGCCTGCCCCCGACCCTGCCCCATGGATTTCTGCCCTTGCGGCGAGTCCCGCTGGCTCGTGGAGGGATGCGGATGA
- a CDS encoding radical SAM protein, giving the protein MPRGKVFLIQMPLAACEPPLALAQLYAFLRREGLDSEVMDISVELYHRRHRPGHNLWSEETNTVWAGEELAAQILEQDRGFIEARFLERIVSSPAPVAGFSVTACSFAASLILARWIKARRPDALVVFGGQIFTTTPSTVETILGRKEVDAVVPGDGEHPLAALAAGCAPPGCPGLFIRDARGRPLSTGLRAPVDLDTLPFADFSPFDMSLYGTPQLGPHDLPLMSSRGCVRHCSYCGHWTAWKGFRQMSGERVHAEIMHQRKVMPSLGHPDSEIKFYDLLINGDMRKLARLAELLAAGPGPKLPWKECNALVRPEMTYELCVKLREAGCRLLILGLESGSQKVLDLMGKGQTVEQMKTVLKNIDRAGLKTRGNFMFGHPGETDEDFAATLDFLREMHPYIHQVFPSYTLAHLDGPLLRDPEKWGVAKGQDPLYWQSQDGRNTYPVRLERFRAFRELASSLGARMVDGLDMPLPAYLDFSMAGYHEARREPALALERYRSYLKEDPTNEFVLSRVKGLQG; this is encoded by the coding sequence GTGCCCCGCGGTAAGGTCTTCCTCATCCAGATGCCGCTGGCCGCCTGCGAGCCGCCTTTGGCCTTGGCCCAGCTCTACGCCTTCCTGCGCCGGGAAGGCCTGGACTCCGAGGTCATGGACATCAGCGTGGAGCTCTACCACCGCCGCCACAGGCCGGGCCACAATCTCTGGTCCGAGGAGACCAACACGGTTTGGGCCGGAGAGGAGCTGGCCGCCCAGATCCTGGAGCAGGACCGCGGCTTCATCGAAGCTCGCTTCCTGGAGCGCATCGTCTCCTCGCCCGCGCCCGTGGCCGGCTTCTCGGTGACCGCCTGCTCCTTCGCGGCCAGCCTGATCCTGGCCCGCTGGATCAAGGCCCGGCGGCCCGACGCATTGGTCGTTTTCGGCGGACAGATCTTCACCACGACTCCGAGCACCGTGGAGACCATCTTGGGCCGCAAAGAGGTGGACGCCGTGGTCCCGGGCGACGGCGAGCACCCCTTGGCCGCGCTCGCCGCGGGCTGCGCCCCGCCGGGCTGTCCCGGCCTCTTCATCCGAGACGCGCGGGGCCGCCCCCTGTCCACCGGGCTGAGAGCTCCGGTAGACCTCGACACTCTGCCTTTCGCGGATTTCTCCCCGTTCGACATGAGCCTCTACGGCACGCCCCAGCTGGGGCCGCACGACCTGCCGCTGATGAGCAGCCGCGGCTGCGTGCGGCACTGCTCCTACTGCGGGCACTGGACCGCCTGGAAGGGCTTCCGCCAGATGAGCGGGGAACGCGTCCACGCCGAGATCATGCACCAGCGCAAGGTCATGCCCAGCCTGGGACACCCGGACAGCGAGATCAAATTCTACGACCTGCTCATCAACGGCGACATGCGCAAGCTGGCCCGCCTGGCCGAGCTGCTGGCCGCAGGTCCCGGGCCCAAGCTGCCCTGGAAGGAGTGCAACGCGCTCGTCCGCCCGGAGATGACCTACGAGCTCTGCGTGAAGCTCCGCGAAGCGGGCTGCCGGCTGCTCATCCTCGGCCTGGAATCCGGCTCGCAGAAGGTCTTGGACCTGATGGGCAAGGGCCAGACCGTGGAGCAGATGAAGACCGTGCTCAAGAACATAGACCGCGCCGGCCTCAAGACCCGGGGCAACTTCATGTTCGGCCATCCCGGCGAGACCGACGAGGACTTCGCCGCCACTTTGGACTTCCTCCGGGAGATGCACCCCTACATCCACCAAGTCTTCCCCAGCTACACCTTGGCCCATCTCGACGGTCCGCTGCTGCGCGACCCGGAGAAGTGGGGCGTGGCCAAGGGCCAGGACCCCCTCTATTGGCAGTCGCAGGACGGCCGCAACACCTACCCGGTGCGCCTGGAGCGCTTCCGGGCCTTCCGCGAGCTGGCCTCGTCCTTGGGAGCGCGGATGGTCGACGGCCTGGACATGCCCCTGCCCGCCTACCTGGACTTCTCCATGGCCGGCTACCACGAGGCGCGCCGGGAGCCGGCGCTGGCGCTGGAGCGCTACCGCAGCTACCTGAAGGAGGACCCGACCAACGAGTTCGTACTCAGCCGGGTCAAAGGACTCCAAGGATGA
- a CDS encoding radical SAM protein: MTKDCELVQRLRDWLERAVPQGPHTLHLSPTMACDLNCLFCRRQDGLKTYRERNTELSDQRWLELADEALSMGVRFVFIKGGGEPLLRRELMRRLVPLVKVRGACGHLVTNGTHIDDELARLFVATRWDQVTISLDGPDAATHDFLRARPGVFDSVMAGLARLRAAKAATGSSLPRLAFHCVLTKANHDRLAPLIELAHREGVEHLELDSMSLRDESARHLLMTPDLEERFSALLPDCLEKLGRYGISHNFDRFRRSDYVRREAGPAPRPEGIPCFYPWYQASITPGGSIVPCCYAEETHRSRANLNTVTFRQAWEEGDAREYRAAMAEGKLLPFCKDCTTMYADNNSEIRRWLGEDAHARR, from the coding sequence ATGACCAAGGACTGCGAACTGGTGCAACGCCTGCGCGATTGGCTGGAGCGCGCCGTCCCGCAAGGGCCACACACCTTGCATCTGAGCCCCACCATGGCCTGCGACCTCAACTGCCTGTTCTGCCGCAGGCAGGACGGCTTGAAGACCTATCGCGAGCGTAACACCGAGCTTTCGGACCAGCGCTGGCTGGAGCTGGCGGACGAGGCCCTGTCCATGGGAGTGCGCTTCGTCTTCATCAAGGGCGGCGGCGAGCCCCTGCTGCGCCGCGAGCTCATGCGCCGGCTCGTGCCTTTGGTGAAGGTGCGGGGAGCCTGCGGCCACCTCGTCACCAACGGGACCCACATCGACGACGAGCTGGCGCGCCTCTTCGTGGCGACCCGCTGGGATCAGGTCACCATCAGCCTCGATGGCCCGGACGCCGCGACCCACGATTTCCTGCGCGCCCGGCCCGGCGTATTCGATTCGGTGATGGCGGGCCTGGCGCGGCTGCGCGCGGCCAAGGCCGCGACCGGCTCGTCTCTGCCGCGTCTGGCCTTCCACTGCGTGCTGACCAAGGCCAACCACGACCGCCTCGCGCCGCTCATCGAGCTGGCGCACCGCGAGGGCGTGGAACACCTGGAACTCGACTCCATGAGCCTGCGCGACGAGAGCGCGCGGCACCTGCTGATGACCCCGGACCTGGAGGAGCGCTTCTCGGCTTTGCTGCCCGACTGCCTGGAGAAACTCGGGCGCTACGGCATATCGCACAACTTCGACAGGTTCCGGCGCTCCGACTACGTGCGGCGCGAGGCCGGCCCCGCCCCGCGGCCGGAAGGCATTCCCTGCTTCTACCCGTGGTACCAGGCCTCCATCACTCCAGGCGGGAGCATCGTGCCCTGCTGCTACGCGGAGGAGACCCACCGCTCGCGCGCCAACCTCAACACCGTGACCTTCCGGCAGGCCTGGGAGGAAGGCGACGCCCGCGAGTACCGGGCGGCCATGGCCGAAGGCAAGCTCCTGCCCTTCTGCAAGGACTGCACGACCATGTACGCCGACAACAACTCCGAGATCCGGCGCTGGCTGGGGGAGGACGCGCATGCCCGCAGATGA
- a CDS encoding radical SAM protein encodes MRLALVQTPPCPRDTPPFEMALTAALLRRDGHEVRAFDVSNELFHETFKSRPHWKFALTAHSKDPHSAIAEEESSKLACYAQDILASKPEAVVFKAEHSCRGAEEMARQLKALAPDLPLMGSGLVSTDPVSLKRWKEQQGLCDERGRAIVPFDRLIIGEDDLALPAALSGEGLKRFCVEGKVIDTSRGPWLEDLDSLPHYDFTDYDFNRYSDPKTIRFSVSRGCPFRCAYCRDWVWTGKFRSMSGDRWFEEYRVQHARNPGVRHLRYCDRLLDGDMAALERFCDRVIAQWREAPVYWGADFVLKPELTEEMVAKLARAGCNNMGVGLESGSERVRAAIGKGFFSNALAEKVFASCRKHRIHASVNVMIGLPAETRQDLQETIAFVERNASNIWEVRLTAPTTHIPPGTPLDTAPGRFNLKSSHPEKWETEDGSNDYPERVRRFEEFCRRMLDVPGMKLAVNRRVIKSRDGIDKLVAECRAD; translated from the coding sequence ATGAGGCTCGCGCTGGTCCAGACGCCGCCCTGCCCCCGGGACACCCCGCCCTTCGAGATGGCGCTGACCGCGGCGCTGCTGCGCCGGGACGGGCACGAGGTGCGCGCCTTCGACGTCAGCAACGAGCTCTTCCACGAGACCTTCAAGTCCCGCCCCCACTGGAAATTCGCCCTGACCGCGCACTCGAAGGACCCGCACTCAGCCATAGCCGAGGAGGAAAGCTCCAAGCTCGCCTGCTATGCGCAGGACATCCTCGCCTCCAAGCCCGAGGCCGTGGTGTTCAAGGCCGAGCATTCCTGCCGCGGCGCCGAGGAAATGGCTCGGCAGCTCAAGGCTCTGGCTCCGGACCTGCCGCTCATGGGCTCAGGCCTGGTCTCCACGGACCCGGTCTCCCTGAAGCGCTGGAAGGAGCAGCAGGGACTCTGCGACGAGCGCGGCCGCGCCATCGTGCCTTTCGACCGGCTCATAATAGGCGAGGACGACCTGGCCTTGCCCGCGGCGCTCTCTGGGGAAGGGCTCAAGCGCTTCTGCGTGGAAGGCAAGGTCATAGACACCAGCCGCGGCCCTTGGCTGGAGGACCTGGACAGCCTGCCCCACTACGACTTCACGGACTACGACTTCAACCGCTACTCGGACCCCAAGACCATCCGCTTCTCCGTGTCGCGCGGCTGTCCTTTCCGCTGCGCCTACTGCAGGGACTGGGTCTGGACCGGCAAGTTCCGAAGCATGAGCGGGGACCGCTGGTTCGAGGAGTACCGCGTCCAGCACGCGCGCAACCCGGGCGTGCGGCACCTGCGCTACTGCGATCGGCTCCTCGACGGGGACATGGCCGCGCTGGAGCGCTTCTGCGACCGGGTGATCGCCCAGTGGCGCGAGGCTCCGGTCTATTGGGGCGCGGACTTCGTGCTCAAGCCGGAGCTCACCGAGGAGATGGTGGCCAAGCTCGCCCGCGCCGGCTGCAACAACATGGGCGTGGGGCTGGAGAGCGGCTCCGAGCGCGTCCGGGCCGCCATCGGCAAGGGCTTCTTCAGCAACGCTTTGGCGGAGAAGGTCTTCGCCTCCTGCCGCAAGCACCGCATCCACGCCTCGGTCAACGTGATGATCGGGCTGCCCGCGGAGACGCGGCAGGACCTGCAGGAGACCATCGCTTTCGTCGAGCGCAACGCCTCGAACATCTGGGAGGTGCGCCTGACCGCTCCCACCACGCACATCCCGCCGGGCACGCCGCTCGACACGGCCCCGGGCCGCTTCAACCTGAAGAGCTCGCACCCGGAGAAATGGGAGACGGAGGACGGGAGCAACGATTATCCGGAGCGGGTCCGGCGCTTCGAGGAGTTCTGCCGCCGGATGCTGGACGTCCCGGGGATGAAGCTGGCGGTCAACCGCCGGGTCATCAAGAGCCGGGACGGTATCGACAAGCTTGTCGCGGAGTGCCGGGCGGATTAG